A stretch of the Vibrio gazogenes genome encodes the following:
- a CDS encoding AraC family transcriptional regulator, with product MKFCDEALGPPIIAYAHNYVHGDVEAPHQHQCAQFLHALNGVIRVDTQTGSWVVTANKGLWIPAGVSHSLRITGEVRVRTLFVDPMARADLPNTCVLSTVSPLLTCLIVEAVSLPDIRMAGTREERIFELILDELRRLDPIDFYLPHPSSEALVMLCRNISERFSHPWTASDAAKSLGQSERTVSRRFQQELGLTFTEWLRQKRLLHALELLASGCSVLDTALAIGYDSPSAFSAMFKSRTGLSPSEYCPPVMPLAR from the coding sequence ATGAAATTTTGTGACGAAGCGTTAGGGCCGCCAATTATTGCCTATGCACACAATTATGTGCACGGGGATGTTGAAGCGCCTCATCAGCATCAGTGTGCCCAGTTTTTACATGCACTCAATGGTGTGATTCGCGTGGATACGCAAACGGGATCATGGGTGGTGACCGCCAATAAGGGATTGTGGATCCCGGCGGGTGTTTCCCATAGCCTCAGAATTACCGGTGAGGTTCGTGTTCGCACGCTGTTTGTCGATCCGATGGCAAGAGCGGATCTGCCGAATACTTGTGTGTTATCAACGGTCTCCCCGTTGTTGACCTGTTTAATTGTGGAGGCGGTTTCTCTGCCCGATATTCGTATGGCAGGAACAAGAGAAGAGCGCATCTTTGAATTGATTCTGGACGAGTTACGCCGGTTGGATCCGATTGATTTTTATCTTCCTCATCCGAGTTCTGAAGCGTTGGTGATGCTTTGCCGTAACATATCCGAGCGTTTCTCTCATCCGTGGACCGCTTCAGATGCGGCTAAATCGCTCGGCCAAAGCGAGCGGACGGTATCACGCCGATTTCAGCAAGAACTGGGGTTAACTTTTACCGAGTGGTTACGTCAGAAGCGATTACTCCATGCGCTGGAACTGTTAGCCAGCGGCTGTAGTGTGCTAGATACGGCATTAGCAATTGGTTATGACAGTCCGAGTGCATTTAGCGCGATGTTTAAAAGCCGCACCGGGCTGTCTCCGAGTGAATATTGTCCGCCGGTAATGCCATTGGCTCGCTAA
- the leuA gene encoding 2-isopropylmalate synthase, producing the protein MLATPSDKYVPAPVIRFPQRTWPSKQLEQAPRWCSTDLRDGNQSLANPMNIDKKLKFFHHLVTCGFKEIEVAFPSASQTDFDFVRQLIENALIPDDVTIQVITQSRPDLIERTIESLLGATKAIVHLYNATAPAFREIVFNQDRQATLALAVKGVQQIKALCEQHPETQWTLEYSPETFNFTEPEFALEICQAVAEVWQPCEARPLIINLPTTVERNTPNVFADQIEHFIHNLHSLAHVTISVHPHNDRGTGVASAELAMLAGATRVEGCLFGNGERTGNVDLVTLALNLYSQGIDPQLRFADMQKTVELVEECNELPVHPRHPYAGRLVFTAFSGSHQDAIKKGFARYHAQPHGHWNIPYLPIDPMDLGCNYEEVIRVNSQSGKSGAAWLLQENHGLVLPKMLQVDLSKRVKNHTDRTGSEMNIAQLWQLFRTSYGLVSQPLMSLQHYHSQPTADGQKIEAQIRYRDQVIVCVGSGIGLMSALLTGLMQLFDCQANVVDYHEHTLGTQTHSKAASYVQLQSAMSNVSIFGVAIEEDATKASLQALLNAYAQLLPAHDVHR; encoded by the coding sequence ATGCTAGCCACACCATCAGACAAATATGTACCCGCACCGGTCATTCGTTTTCCGCAAAGAACTTGGCCGTCAAAACAGTTAGAACAAGCCCCCCGCTGGTGCTCGACCGATTTAAGAGACGGCAACCAATCGTTAGCCAACCCAATGAACATCGATAAAAAATTGAAGTTTTTCCATCATCTGGTGACATGTGGATTTAAGGAGATTGAAGTAGCATTTCCGTCTGCATCACAAACAGATTTTGACTTTGTCCGCCAACTGATCGAAAACGCATTGATTCCTGATGATGTCACCATTCAGGTGATTACCCAATCCAGACCGGACTTAATTGAAAGAACCATTGAGTCACTGCTCGGCGCTACCAAAGCCATTGTTCACTTATACAATGCCACCGCACCGGCTTTCAGAGAAATCGTGTTCAATCAAGACAGACAAGCGACATTAGCGCTTGCGGTCAAAGGCGTGCAGCAGATCAAAGCATTATGTGAACAGCATCCTGAAACACAATGGACACTGGAGTATTCACCGGAAACCTTTAACTTTACCGAGCCGGAATTTGCCCTTGAAATCTGTCAGGCCGTCGCCGAAGTATGGCAGCCTTGTGAGGCTCGCCCTCTGATTATTAACCTGCCAACGACTGTTGAGCGTAACACCCCGAATGTGTTTGCCGATCAAATCGAACACTTCATCCATAACTTGCATTCATTGGCGCATGTCACCATCAGTGTGCATCCGCATAATGATCGGGGCACGGGTGTTGCCAGCGCTGAACTGGCGATGCTTGCCGGTGCGACGCGGGTTGAAGGCTGTTTGTTCGGCAATGGCGAACGCACCGGAAATGTTGATTTGGTCACGCTGGCCTTAAACCTCTATTCACAGGGGATCGACCCGCAATTACGCTTTGCCGATATGCAAAAGACGGTTGAACTGGTTGAAGAGTGTAATGAACTGCCGGTGCACCCGCGTCACCCGTATGCGGGCAGGCTGGTGTTTACTGCGTTTTCCGGATCACACCAGGATGCGATCAAAAAAGGATTCGCCCGCTATCATGCACAGCCACACGGCCACTGGAATATCCCTTACTTACCTATCGACCCGATGGATCTGGGGTGCAATTATGAAGAAGTCATTCGAGTCAATAGTCAGTCAGGTAAGAGTGGTGCCGCATGGCTATTGCAAGAAAATCACGGCTTGGTGCTACCGAAGATGCTTCAGGTTGATTTAAGCAAGAGAGTGAAAAATCATACTGACAGGACCGGCAGTGAAATGAATATTGCACAGCTATGGCAACTGTTCAGAACCTCATATGGGTTAGTCAGTCAGCCTTTGATGAGCTTGCAGCACTATCACAGCCAACCGACAGCGGACGGACAAAAGATTGAGGCGCAGATTCGTTACCGCGACCAAGTAATCGTCTGTGTCGGTAGTGGTATCGGGCTGATGTCGGCCTTGTTAACCGGATTAATGCAGCTGTTTGATTGCCAAGCCAATGTGGTGGATTACCACGAGCACACACTGGGCACGCAAACCCACAGTAAAGCGGCCAGTTATGTTCAGCTTCAGTCCGCGATGTCTAATGTCAGTATTTTTGGGGTCGCGATTGAAGAGGATGCCACCAAAGCGTCGTTACAGGCATTACTAAATGCCTATGCGCAACTTTTGCCAGCTCACGATGTCCATCGATAA